Sequence from the Papilio machaon chromosome 21, ilPapMach1.1, whole genome shotgun sequence genome:
CTAATGTGAAAGCTTTCAACCCGCATGCCTACGATGACACGCGTTACCTCTCATTGTTCGACGTGAATTGACAAAGGTCACATACACTAAATAACATCGACTAATACGTGCTTATGTCTTCCTGGTACATTGATTGTGTAATggtacaaaaaaatcaaaaggataaaagaagttttcagatatttattattattagtctgtataaagtttaaattctaaaagGTAATTAAGGCTTGGTTTTTTTCTcttagaagttttttttttaataaatttcaatgtgtatagtttgtatttttttattatagtattaatatgtatctaaccttaatttaaaaaataaaaaaacccgACGGACTGAGGCCCTAATAGACGAAGCGCCATCTATGGTGTAAGTTCGTAAaacgaatatttatttattttcttcttctcAGCCACGTAAcacccactgctgggcataggcctctcTCAAAACATTccccagatcatcggtccatcatGCAGGAGGAGGCATGTctacgctgcgtcgacctATCCGTGGTCAAGTAAAGTTATACATATCTGTAAACAATTTCGTATTTTAGGACAAAGTATAAAGTATCGAAAAAAAGATTtagcaatgaaaataaaagttttggtTAGACAAAAATGAACGcgttatttacaatatttttttagaattacaTCTTTCACGTTcactatatgtattttatgacGATTTATACTCTATGACACTCCGGGGAGGAAGATGAATCGAATGCCATCTCTCTCGTCAAAATTGGCTCAGTCGTTTAGGCTTTAGACCGACACAATGGAATTAACATACACACAAACCcacattaaaacaaacttaagtaGGCgccataaaaaaacattaccttaACAAGAAAAGTTCGGACAAAAAGAGGTAAGTTTGCTTTATGATTGACAATATTTCAAGCAGTGAATGAAATACgcaaattattgaaatttgaccttggttaataaacaaaaagttaactgATAATAAATGATTCCAAGATTGTACTAATGCCATATTATCGTATTTTAAAACTCGCGTTTACGAAAATGGTAAGATTTATGTAACCATTAGCGACTAATGAGTCGTGACACAATGCCTCTACACATAACCGTCATCCAAACAAAAACATGCCATttcaggttttttttatttagaaataataataaagaaattttatgtacaagTCACGTAAGACAGGATCGCACTAATGTTTCATAATTAAGTAGTTAATCTATGgcttgttaataaaaaaaaatgtaatctatTATACATAGAAAAATCTACAATGAAAACGGTGATAATAGACTTTTGTTCCTcgaaatacataattataaagctTAAAACTTGAAccagtttattaaattgtaaagctTGTTTCACAATCATAGGCTTATCAGTAAAACACCTAGCGTTTGAGGTGGCACGTAGGGTGGAAGAGCACAGCTGTTCCTGACGGGCCAAATCAAAATCCGGGTACTACTCGTTCGAATCCCACGCATATGAAAAGTCAACGATCGAAATTGGATTCCAGCCACAAACAGTTCCTATCTCCTAACGGCGACTAACTGTATAgacttgttttaaattaagccCATGTTGGAAGAAGGGGTTCATTACCATTttgcaaattaatataaaaattgctttGCTAACACAATGGAACTTTAagcaaaattatgaaaaatatcaaagtgTAGTTCAGAGATTAACAAACTTTTGTTCTCTTGGGTCCCATTAAAAATCTGATTTCTTAAGTTTGTGAACactctattttatttctagttaTCTTGCGTCTCCGCTGTAATTGTAGCCGCAGcagttttttctattattctaGAAAAAGACCAtagattacataataaatatgttactaaTTATATGTggcacagataataaaatatcaaactaTCCTTAATGATATGATAAACAAATTCGCtccattttctttataaattccCGCGgaatattaatgattttatcaTGAAACGGAGTGCTTGGCATAtagaatcatttttattaatcgtATATATGCTAATTGTACAAATAAGAAGACGAGCTTaagattttttgaatattcaGGCATCATTCATTTGTGTTCAttcatttcatcaaaatccgttgagccttcGTTGTTGAGTTTaatagataccttcaaacaaacatccatccatccatctaaacattcgcgtttataatattaagtaagaattaattcctcgcggttaaagtcgcgggcaactgttagtaaatattaaatatatgtgtaCAAACATATCAAAAACCTATCATAACTTATAGTAAATCAATTAACGTCAAACCTTAAACTTTACGCAGGAATTTTAACAAAGCATTAGCTTGCTTAACATTATATGTTAGAGGCTAAAGGttaatatgttacaaatgACAATGTGTTGCAAAACATTGGTAAACAATACAAAGGCTACAAAAGTTACAGTggataaataataatcctatagtcatgtaaaaaaaaaaacaagatgttACATCAAATTTTGCTGCATAACAGTTTTAAATTAgactaaaattgtttttaaattagctcgctttgaatataaaaacagaAGATTTCATTTATTGTGTGTAGATGTTATTGGAACACTAAAATTTAGCTTTATTAGCTGGGTGTGCTCGGCAGAGCGAAGAAGTATTTCCAACCGGGCCATCGTCTTCAGCTGTATAAGGCGCAAGTCCGGCCCCACATtgaatactgctcgcatctTTGGGCTGGAGCACCAAAGTATCTggttcttccatttgaccgcatacaacgaaGAGCGattcgaatcgtcaacgaccgattTCTTACTGATCGGCTCGACACTCGTTGCGACCTCgcgttgcggagggacgttagttccctctgcattttctaCCGCATCTACGATTGGGAGTGCTCAGAAGAATTGTTTGGAATTATTCCAGGTTACATACACACCATCTCGATGGATGGCAgtccacaaccgtgcggttttcgcgcAGCTGTCTACCGCGGACTGCCGCATTGTGGAATGGTCTCTCCTCgacggtatttccaaaccgctatgacttagggtccttcaagaagcgagcgtatcaccatcttaatgaccggcaacgcatctgcgattcatTTGGTATTGGTGCTTAACACCTGAGCTACCGACGCTCTTCAAAGATTGAATTAATATAGATCAAAGATTGAATTATTCATGGCTTCCTTATCTTGacttctaattaaataaactctCAGATTCATCgtaattaataagaaattaagatCAATCAAATGTCAAAAGGtggttataataataaaaagatttatagaCGCTGTAGATAGTGCGTCAACCGGTCTCTATCACCTTGACGACGttttgtctacctttaattttataatgtcaaACAACAGGTCCGTACTGATAACACAAGATAGAAGtaccaacataaaaaaattgtttttttgcgAAGCGACTTGTACGATGTTCCGAGCCGCTAAGATGTTTGATTTCCGTATACACTAATAGCGAGTttgctattataaaatactcgaatgtttttctaaatgtaaaatgaagTAACATTCAGTAAAAATCGTGATCGTCTTATAAGGTTGCCGCTTCGAGTTTGAAATGAGCTTTCAGGTTTGCATGTGCATATTCCAGCTATAGATTTGATATCAATGTCTTCGGATTAAAGTgttgtaaaacaaattactgAACTTTGTTGCTTTTTTAACTAACTTCAAATAATGTTCATAAtggtcttttttatttaaagaaatcaaGATATGAGAACTCAGTGGTCATTGTTTTTTTGACACCCCTAAGTCGTAAAATTTAatgcgataaaaaaaaaatactaaaaaatatccaatttcaaatatcatatttaaatcCGGTCCTGATCAAGTCTTTTGTTGACCATCTTTACTCGATGTAACCTTCTCGAAGTTTCCAATTGCCTAATTGACAGACACATTGTAAGCCATTTTGAGTTTGCTTgcaaatattaagaaatacaaTCTATTCAACAATGTATTTGAACATTAACGTCTTATTGTGCTATAAATTAGATATATGtgcttaacaaatatttattagtcgTGCAAGactttgtaaaacatttgatGCAAATAAATAAGGTAATGCATTTTTGATTAGGTTTTTCTTCGTGAATTGAATGTCTTCATACCTCATGGACATTaacaggacaaaattaaattagtgttGAAACTATTTTCTTCTTCTAATGACATCCCtgatatttcatttcttttgaaCAAAGGTTTGAAAGTTATGTAAAATTGAGTTCAGTCATTTGCGGAAAAATCAAAGTCACTTAGTCAATgctatattgttattaataaataaataaataaaaatattcatgcAAAATATTAGCACAACTTTTCATATTCATCACTAATGGTGGCAAACAAGTGGAGCAACGACAGCAATCGAGATCCGTAAAGCCGGTCttcagataccttctaacatccatccatccaaacattcgcatttatgttagtaagattgtatatGTGAACACCACTGCCAACCCTATATTTGACATATTAAATACGTAACAGTCACCCAGTGACAATGATATTGTGTCGATGTTTTTACAGTCACTTCACTATCTGCAATTGTACGCGTGTGAACTGACATACCGGGCTTTGCTTTCACGCATTTTCTTGATGACTTTACCAAAAAATGGTTACATTATTACGTCAGCAGGTATTGTCATAGCTAATGCTTATTTGAGAAGAGAAGAGATGCTACATATAGTACGTTTCGAATTGTGGTCAAACAAGCATTTCCATTTGGCCCAGTGATAGCGGCGCTGCTATCGCcgttagttctgtcagaaaatgtAAATCCCTCAGAAGCACagaaaatgtcaaaataataaacaggTCATGACAGCTATAGTACGAAAATAATCCTTTAACacattatttatcataattcAGTTTGACATACGcacaccgggtcagatattATCGTCGGTCTATAGATTGGGTTCCAGTCAAAGATTCGATCAGTGAAAAACCCCTTAAAACCATAGAtcttaacaatttgtttttgtaaatattcagtgtggtaattaaaataaatattaattagtctTATATCTTCCATTATTTACTAAAGGAATGTATCAAATATATACTTACACGTCTACAtgctattaataaattattccgCAATAAAGTGTTGCcgaaaattttaaaggttataaaaaaataacaaatggaTATATAATGCTTGTAATTTACACAATAATCGTGATTCGTTACTAGAAAATTATCTTTAGATTatcagttaaaaaataaaaatatttagtaaaaaactaaaaagcttaattttataaattgtacacattaaattaaaagataacacAGTCAAAGTATTTGTCAAGAATTGTgtaatatctaaaaatatattacaaatcgatagataaaatcaatatttttttataggagaagggggtaaacgagcaacggaccgcctaaagttatttgatccgacgcccatggacattcGCAACgtcagaggaatcgcagatgcgttgccggcctttaaggaaagtatacgctcttttctttttctcttataaataactttaaaattttactttaaaacttgGATTAAACCAAACGAACAatcttaaatcaaaaataaaagtaaaatataaataattttcacctTTTACAAACTGTTGGCACATTTGTCGCTTAATTCACAAAAGTTTTGAGTGAAATATTTCACTGaacaacaaaacatttgtcaaaataatgttaaattataaattgggTAATGGCCGTCATGTACGGAAATCGACATTTTTctggttatttaatttaccgtGATTTcctaagaccaaaatccctatttaaaacatattgttaaccCTGTCTTTATCTCTGACAAGACAGAGAGAAcaagatgttttaaacggagattttggtcacaaaaatttaatatttagacGTTGACATTAAATCAAATCGCCTATATTTGATTAGATGATGCTACattaaaaacactaaaataaGGTCACGTATTCCTATAAATAAATCTGCAGAGCTGTCGTGTAAAATAGGCTATACAACAACGTATAATTTCCATTGTTATGACATTTGTGACATAACGAGGCTAATCATAGTTTGTTTGTTACCCGTTGTATACTGCAGTGTTATTAAACAACGCCACAGTTAAAGTGTAATTTCAATGGAATACCGAATAAATCTGGCTTTTATAATTCCACTGCATAATCTAAAAGTATCTGACATATCTcactgaaataataaagatattcCTGTTAACACTTTCTTTAGTGCTAGACTTGTTCatataaaagttaactttCCAGGCGAGTCAGCAGCACTGAACGTATTTTCAATAATGTTAGTGATCTCTGTgttcatatttattacgtcATCGTAGTAGTATTGAATATGTTGTAATTGCACattaatatgattattttttttacaataatgttGGTGATTGCAATATGAAAAACTATTTGCTAAActactttgaaatttaaaaattataaggtAGTTGTCGATGGAGTAATTTTCAGTCCTCCCTCTCTTGTGATTTTATATTGCTTAGTTGAAAACGCGAAAGACTATGTATGCGCAAGCGCAAGTATGTTAtgatattaacataatattccTTGTAACTTGTAGtgattgtattttaatgtcaCAATAACGAACCTTTTTGGACGTATTTATAAACGCCTAAATGTTGTAATGGTGCAAGTGTGCCAGTGATGCAATCGTTTCAAaagactaaaaaataaaaaatgttgtcgTTTACACAAACAGTTTAAGAAGTCGActgtgtaaaattatttaagttatgtaTGATAGCGGAAAATTAAAagactaataatataatatcttcGTACAAGTATTTCTGCAATGGAAACGCACTGAAAGATGGAATAAAACACTAacatcatataataaaaattaaaccgtAAGAATGAAAGCCGAAAGGTTTGAATGTGGCTGACAAACTAACAGATCTTTgcctttttttaatctgtaaaacGATTAAACGAAAAAGAACCTTGTTTATTGAACTCGTGAGATGACGCGATGATGCGCAGGTCAAGATCAAGTAACACACGAGAACCGTTAaatcaagaaaatattatgCTTAATGTCCTCAAAACACAAAAAAGCTTGGAACACTGGATATGAACTACGCATTTAACATTAAGATACTTAAATAGGAATAAGATTTCAAACATTATTGTgcatctttaatatttttattatataacctTCAGATGATACAGTAtacgttaattataaaatgccaAAATACCACATTCTTGGTAACAAGGTTACGATTTTATTagatcatttaaattttttttgatgCATCCTTAAcgtactgtattttttaaccttattaattaactattcgtgttttaattatcttataatgTACTAAATCACTcaaagaacaaaataatacCCATATTAAACTCTACAGACGTATCTCTCTATCTCACTTTGAAGCATATAaaccgacaaagttatcttGCTCTGTGGGTATAAGTAACACTAAATTATGAAGTGGGAaccgagcaagcggccacctgaatgcTTCGAAATGGTAAAGGCTGCCCATAAATatccgcaattgtagatgTGTTTTACCTTTGATCGACGGAGtaggggacacacagaaagaggacatttccCCTTTCTAGACGTGTCTCCTGATCCTTCACGTTCAATTCCCCAACTTAttcttatcttataaaaaaggatgggaaggggaaaaaGGGAGTTGGATTAGACCTCCGGCATAATTTTGACATACGGTGAAGGACAACACAGTTTGACTATACGATACAAATAACCTCATCAAATTCTGACATTTTCAGCTACATAATGTCACAATGAAACGCATATCATGTAACATATAATTACATACGAAATTACCCTCCTGTCGGGTAAAAACGCTAATGAGCCAGTCGTGTTGAACATCATCAACGAAGCGTGACGGTTACTTGTAACTACTTAACaaccttaaaatatttatattacgccttattatttgtttttcaaagttATAAACAGATAAGTCTCACGACAAGAATTCGTGCACATAAGCTTGATTAGTCACGTCCATAGATGTATTTGTAAGGTAACGTAAAAGCTAACAACTCATATGAATGTGTATaatacttttcaaatattttgtatgctCAGAACATCGCACGAGTCGCTGCACAGAACGCAATTTTAGGTGTAGCGGGGCATACAAGGATGTGGGATGAAGACACTGCGCAGCGCAAACATGATcttgagccgccaagatatttgaaaaatactatACTTAACTATAATTCTAAACTAATTTGTTAGTTATtaacagagctgggcattaactcgttaatccgttaatcgttaattaacgaagttaacattttgcttaacggattaacttttaagttaacttcaaaaagtgttaacgcttttgttaacttccgttaaactcaacttccgttaataaaagtccgttaatcgttaaattagtaacttggagacgtgctgtcattttgttaaaattacgtgccacgccacgctcgtaagttgaactgtgttgggcgactgtcggcgactcgaatggtgaaagaacgagttgataattgatatatgtgaagttcacGTGccagtgtgatgcatcagagcgtccgggaaagacgtgaccaacaggacaaaattaaaagaaggttcgaaatagtatgtttcattacgagtatataaaagcaagagtatgtaatagcccacattccgaacgctcttcgtccctgcaatacgccactctttgagcaactgtattaaaacacttttttactcgtgctttttctttagcttttccaaactcgtccGTTcactttcccaactgtcaaaataatgtctattaaaaagaaaaaaactaaccacgatttttacaaaaaaaaaaaaatcattgaagtttctatgattcatgcaaatatttctaaaaagaagctcctaatttgttgcaatttcagatttaatgatttgattcaatgaattaggttaggtttcattttatttcatctcattaaatttcatttttatttcatatcaataaaaataatctactgaagattTGGCCGTTaaggcatagttccctttacctacccagaatgggtgaagaaaacaaaaaaaatctctgtttgtattcttttacggttggcgccatttttcaaacattttagttagttgagtttattgtggttttttttattctattaaattgcttaattttttcgcaactgtattaaaaatgttgtttagttgtttagtacacgtgcggaactgtcattacaacttgttccaactgtcaaccctcaccttcggctgcgcctcggctcgggtagacatttgtcggaactctttgcaatgacaggctttctgcactcgtaatgaaatatactataatgcattcatacttgtctctaatactaatgtgttatagaatgtatagtcaaattactattttaaacaagtgtcgccacagtAAGtctgaaattagtatgtataatttggtatggttaactgttaacgattaactttaacttgcgttaaatattcgagaatttaacgctttaacgattaacgaagttaattttttaattaacgaattaacgattaacgaagttaacttttcgattaactgtgcccacctgtggttattaatataaactacagatatatttttttctaaataccaTGGCAACACATTTTCTCACATAACTAAATTGTGgctaaacaaatgaaattaacataaaaaaacacttcCCATAAGCCACGCGCTTTTACCATTGAAACACAATAGCGAGTCTCCTTGACATATCAGTGACAAGTTCATTGTCACTGACCACAGGTTACATAATAAACCAGACGGGGACGTACTGTGCATAGGATGTGACGTCACAGCTTCCGCAGATATCTGTCATCGGTGTGCGCTGAACCCGATAGTGAGGGCAACGGTCTAGAGGCCAATAACTATCCTacctttttaaatgttcaCGTTTACTTCGCCTGATCtataaccgtgggtttcttctgccgaaataataaaagcatGCCGTCATCCATATTGTTGTTGTCCGTCTTCCGTGTCGTCCGTCTAACCAAGCGACTCTAGTCACGCGCGACTGTATCCCATAAGCAATGTTCAAGCATTTCCACTGGCACTTTTAAGTAGTAGCCGAACACAGCCAAAGTCGCGCGGTTAATCGATTGTTGAAAAAGagttttatagatttatttcatGTCATGCGTAAACATCTATTTGTcccgtaaaagtaaaatattacaactaaGCTGCTTGTCACGGTCTTCTTGGTGACAAGCCAATTCAAAACTGATCAGTCAACGTAATCCCGTTATCAAAAACCCGTTGTTCCATTCGCATACCATACTGCTATAAGAATCCACGTTCTTCAACTGTTTAGTGTAATATCTTCCTCACAGTTTATTGTAACATACCATCTGTACAGGATgtgactaaaataaataatactagtGATGTgactattttaaaagaatctttttttattatatcaaagtcgcaacattatttattatttcgtatTAATTAGTGTCTATCACATCACTAACATACTCATTAATTAgagtacataataataatgtttaaatctgTTACGTAATGCCCGTggaaatttagtttttttatatttatcgtgTTCAGAAATTCCAAGGTCAATTGATCGATAGATCGTGAGAGCATCActaatatgtatatagaaaCGTGTCCGTCCGCGAGGCATTCCGGCTGCGACGCGAGCACGACATGCTAATGCGGTTAGAGATGAGCGTGCGAATCGGAAAACAGTAGAGTATTTATCGCGTATAACTCGAAGACTATCAATTACTGCTCCTCTATGGTccaagttgattttttttgtaagatttGACCAAGTTGTTGAAAATTTACACTTTACAGAAGTTTATGAAACTTTAGAGTTTTTACAACACTGGAAACTTACTATTACTTATTTCATGACGttcattcatattttaataaattaatctaattgcctcaacaatatttatatatcgaCTTAATAGTGTAACATCCCTACAAGCGCATCTAATGGATCCCCAGCGCTTGCGCAATCACTCTACGGAAGTCACGAGTCGGGAGCCGACCTCCATTAATTGCCTGCTATGGATACGCCAACCACCGCAAAGAAATTAACCATTTGAACTACCAATTAGCGAGCTGTGTGCAAtccttttaaatcaatatctgTTTAATCACAAATCTGACGTCACTATAAAAAACACGTAGAGCTTTTGGCGGGAAATTAAACATCAAATAATGTTAGAACTTACAAGGAAACAGCCGAAGATCATTTTTACGATTGTTTGGTATTTGGtataaaaacttgaaaagTTCGGTTTCATtccaaaaacttatttttagttaaatagcAGGTGTACAAATTACATTGcaaattcttaataaatatatagtatgTCCATTCATACTTCTTAATGAAATGTAGCAAATGCAGCAGACGtttattcttttgttgtcctaatttcatttaaaaaagctATTTGCGTTGTAATTGATGAGGGGAAAGGCGAATCTTTAACGATGTACACAGCACATACCAGTTGCGCCACTCGCCCTATTGTATACGAGGCCGAGTTTTTTTTACCAGCTGATTCAATTGGGCACAGACGATCTGCTTTTTGTTATTCACGTATCAAAAGGTTAGAATAATTGGCCAGTCTAGAATCTACATTGATCAGTAACAGCTCTAAAGTCGCGTGTCCGGTCTTAAATTGCGGTGACTATAAATATCTGTACAtgctataaatataacacGCCTATTGTAATGGTATATGCTTGAATGaacgtatttattttgaaaactcCATCTTAGCCacaattgtacaaaaattattctaacaGCGAGGGTAGTTAAGTCGgacattgaatttataaacatacctGGGAATGTCTAACATCGACATGTCCTCTTCTTCTTGATTCACGAAATTCTAGTGATAAGTTAGAAACACACAAATATTTGGAGAAAACTCGAATAGTACAGAATAATCTCTTCCTCAAAGTTTTTcggatttttaaaactatcagCGCCATCTACTTTGGCGTTTAGGAAATTAAGAAAAAGCTCATGCCAATTTAAgcataattattacatattataaatacaattaatagtGGTTTTaccaaaacaaaatcaattacGTAGTGTGCaagtaataatacaaattcagGGAATTTGATCAGGctcaaaagaatttaatatttcagaatcggaaataaaaacacaatctgGAGAAATGTCAAAAACATTGTTGTATTTGAAATTGACAATCAGCTgatttagaaaacaaaacGTCAACATCAATCTTATTAAATCATTAGTTATTCTGATTTCTTTCTAGTATTCAGTACTCtaggtttattaatttaataatttaccatGCGAATGATTACTTTTAGTATACTTcgtcattttaaatataataatttggcGTATAATATAACAAGGAGATTGAAAAGCGATGCAGTCGAAGTTAAGTCAGacgatttaaaaacaacaggtactttaattttgaaactGTTAAAACTTCTTGTTTTCTATATGTTGCTTCGTTAGAATCACCATCTTCCTGCCCGTATCCTAACGCATTTCCTACCATGCATCTCTGTCAGCCGTCACATCTGAATAACCTCCTGCCAttagtaatgtttatttaaataaatttgtcaaccatgaaattgttttattaaggtTCATCGCCTGATCCTGATTATATAGAAGTATTACCATCATGGCCCGAAGGGGAAGCAATTATGCGCATAAACGCCACAAGTTCTATGAGGATTTACCCGAATTTTGTGTCTGAAGAAGAAGAGGCATCTTTATTGGCAGAAGTTGAACCGCAGCTGAAGAGATTGAGATATGAATATGATCATTGGGATAATGTATGTAATGGTAttcaagttatatttaattcctgccataaaaaacaatacataatACAACAATTGTCGACTTGCCAACAAAATTGATTCAAAcctatttgttacaaaatgttgagaacataaattaatttattcatcattttattactttaacttCCTAGCATTTTGTAATATACCTTTTTGTGTTAATCATAGGCCATAGAAGGATATCGTGAAACGGAACGTGACTCTTGGAATAACCAGAATGCTGCTATACTAAAGAGAGTACGTGACACGGCATTCCAACCCAATGCACAGCTCTTGCCTCGCGCGCATATACTGGACCTGGCAGCTGCTGGGTATATTAAACCTCATATTGATGCTGTCCGGGTTAGTATTGTAAGGTAATGATTGTAATTCATATTGATGCTGTTAAGAAGTTGTAGAACCTTCCAATATGTTAAGTAAACTGTTATAGGATTTGTAATAGAGAAGTTTTTATcacgtaatttttaatagattttagaTAAACTAATTTGCAATGGAGAAGCAATTGTGCTTACATTATTGGCATAAAGGCAGGGAAATTATAGTTATTGTATATATATGGCTTTATTTATGACCACTCTACATTTATACTAGgcatttttgtgtttttagtTTTGTGGCAATACAATAGCTGGACTTTGTCTTCTGTCAAGTGCGGTGATGCGACTGGTTCACGAATCCCGACCTGAATTTCAGTTGGATGCGTTAC
This genomic interval carries:
- the LOC106707459 gene encoding alpha-ketoglutarate-dependent dioxygenase alkB homolog 7, mitochondrial; this encodes MRMITFSILRHFKYNNLAYNITRRLKSDAVEVKSDDLKTTGSSPDPDYIEVLPSWPEGEAIMRINATSSMRIYPNFVSEEEEASLLAEVEPQLKRLRYEYDHWDNAIEGYRETERDSWNNQNAAILKRVRDTAFQPNAQLLPRAHILDLAAAGYIKPHIDAVRFCGNTIAGLCLLSSAVMRLVHESRPEFQLDALLERRCLYVMRDVSRYEFTHAVLGGEHSMWRGEKLPRRRRIAVICRERPLPEHRE